From the genome of Candidatus Neomarinimicrobiota bacterium:
ATCATCGCCCAGGCGTGATGGACTGCCAAACGCGGCCGAGCCCGCACTACCTCAGCCGGCAAGGCCTCCATCCAACTATGAAATGTAGCTACCTCACTGCGCATCATGACCGCGTCCATCGTCCCCTCGATCAGGTCCACCGCCAACTCATGATCCCCGGCCGCCAGCGCGTGCTCGATCGCCTCTGCTATATACCCGTGCTCCTCGTACCACTTGCTGGCACTACCGTGCAATAACGGCATTTGGTCCGGCTGGTCCTGTTGCAGATGCTGCCGCAATAAATCGCTGAAAAGGTGATGATAGCGGTACCAACACCGCTCGTCATCCAACGGAATAATGAAGAGATTGGCCTTCTCCAATCCACTCAACATCTGCTGGCTGTCATCCCGACCGGTAACCGCGTCACAGACTGAGGCCGTCAGACGGTCCAGAATCGATGTCTGCAGTAAAAAGACCCTGACAGGCTCCGACTGGCGACAAAGGACTTCCTCAATCAGGTAGTCGGCTATATGACGCTCGTCGCCGGTGAACAAGCGAATGAATGTCGACAGGTCTTCGAGACCCCGCATCGACAACACTGCCAGCTGCAAGCCCGCGATCCATCCCTCAGTACGGAATACCAGATTCTGAATATCACCGGCAGAGAGCTCAAGACCGGCCTCATTGTGGATGAATACCGAGGTCTCGGCGGCGGTAAAACTGAGGTCATCGGCGCGAATCTCGGTCAGTTGACCGCTAACCCGCAGACGGGCTAGAGGCAAGGGCGGATCGGCGCGGGTAGCAATAACCAGGTGCATCTGGGCCGGTAAATGGTCCAGTAAAAACTCCACCATGCTATGAGCCTGCTTAAGCTCGAGCAGGTGATAATCGTCGAAGATCAGCGCAAAATCATCTGGAACGCAGGTGATCTCGTTAATCAGGTTTGTGATCACTGCCTCGAATGGCGGCAGCTTGGGAGACTGTAATGCCGATAGAGCCGCATTCCCGATGTCTTTCTCGATGGTCTGGATTGCCGCGACGATATAGCTCAGGAAACGCACAGGATCATTGTCGCCGCGGTCGAGTGACAGCCAGGCCACGGACAGATCACTGTGATGAACCCAATCACTGAGGAGGGTCGTCTTCCCCGAACCAGCGGGGGCCGAAACCAGGACCAGCTTCCCGGTTATCCCCTCGTCCAGTCTCGTCAGCAAGCGCTGGCGTGGAACCCATTTGGATTGTGGCGGCGGAATGTAGAGTTTTGTGGCCAGCAGGGGATACGCCTGTACTTCACTCGCGTGGATGTCTCTCTTCGCGGGCCCTACAGTCATTTATCTATCTGGCTCCGCTTGCTTATTGCCCTGTCAACCGGTTCACAAAATCCATGGATTAGCGGCGAAGCTAATCCCTTCCCACAATCATTTGGAATATAAAACCCAGCCCCCTCAGAGGTTTCACTCTCAGCGCAAAGCCCAATCATCTGCCTTTACTATAATTAGGCTGGCTGCGTCCTCGTCCCAAGGGCGGCAATCTCAATTAACTGTGATACGGATCACTTGATAAGTGTGATCATTTTATTTATCTTAACTAAGTTAAATCTTATATGTTATTAAGATAAATCTTATATGTTTATGTAACAAAGGAAATAAAGTGATTCGGCCAGTGAATCGCTCCTACTTGTTTATTCTCACTGAATCTTTCCATTTCGTACCGCTGAACTCCAGCTCATCAGCTATGAACGGTGCGTCCGGAGATGGGGAAAGAGAATCAAAAGTGACTCTGCGTGAACAAAACTGCCTGCTCAATGGGCCGGAATAGTACCAAACAGCTGTTGGAGCAGCAATCTTACCTCAATACCTCCACCACTGTTGCCGGTATCAGGGATAGCGAAGAATCAATATTTACCACTGAATATAAATTATACGTCTTTAAAAGAAAGGTCCCGTCATGATCACTGCTCGACATACTATCAAGAAAATGGGGCTGGCCATCGTTGTTATGCTCCTCCTGATGGATTTTTCCAGCGCTCAGGCCCCTAAAAGATCCTATGGAAAATATGTTAGCCATACGCCCGAACTCGCTGGCAAAAGCATTGAAAAACAGCCAGGCGACAAGGGCCAGACGCTTGCGATCAGGACCTCTGCGACCGGGTCCGCGCAGCTGAAAAGTACGATTGAGAGAATTACTCGTGAGGATATCGCCGGTCAGCCGGGTTATCCCGGCTCCCGCGATCTAGCTGTGATATCTGCGAGGAGCTGGGGCAGTGAGATACCCATCCAAACCCTCGCAGCCGATGAGAAAGCCACCAACATGGCCTGCGACCGGGATAACAATCTCTACGTCGTTTTTGAAGACTATAACTATGGCTATTATGGTGAAACGCAAACCGCCACTTGTCTCACGGTCTACGAGTCCAGCGATGGTGGGCAAACCTGGTCATTCCGGAGTGCAACTTGGAATAACACGGGCAAACCATTGACCTTACCCACCATTACCTACGCTAACGGCTATCTCTTTACATCCTGTAATGTTGATAGTAGCCTTATAATCATAAGGTCGGCGGTAGACCTGAGCGACTTCGCCGTTTACGAACCGGGGATTTCCCAAACTCATACCATCACGCCCCCCAATGATGTCGTGGTGCGGGCCAGAATCTGTTCCGACGCGGAACTGTTTGATAGCAACATTCTCCCCGACTGGGCCTACGTGTATCTGGTCTACCTTTTCGGCGATAATGAAGGCATATCCGATGTGTATTTCACTTGTTCCTGGGATGATGGCGAGTCCTGGGATACGCACCAGCATCTTGGCTCCACTTACGTCAGCTATTACACCTACGATGTGGGCCTCGACTGGGGCGGGAGTGGACTTTACGTCAGCTATTTAGGCACCGGGGAGTATCAGAATCATATTATGCTGCGAAAATCTACGGACTTCGGAGAGACCTTCAGTTCCGAGATAGCCTTCAGTGCCGATCCATCCATCGATGACGCCAACAAGTTCGGCCCGGTAGTTGCCGCTCACTGGGATGCGGTCTCGATCGCGTTCCAGTTTGAATTCGAGGCGGGGGACAACG
Proteins encoded in this window:
- a CDS encoding LuxR family transcriptional regulator produces the protein MTVGPAKRDIHASEVQAYPLLATKLYIPPPQSKWVPRQRLLTRLDEGITGKLVLVSAPAGSGKTTLLSDWVHHSDLSVAWLSLDRGDNDPVRFLSYIVAAIQTIEKDIGNAALSALQSPKLPPFEAVITNLINEITCVPDDFALIFDDYHLLELKQAHSMVEFLLDHLPAQMHLVIATRADPPLPLARLRVSGQLTEIRADDLSFTAAETSVFIHNEAGLELSAGDIQNLVFRTEGWIAGLQLAVLSMRGLEDLSTFIRLFTGDERHIADYLIEEVLCRQSEPVRVFLLQTSILDRLTASVCDAVTGRDDSQQMLSGLEKANLFIIPLDDERCWYRYHHLFSDLLRQHLQQDQPDQMPLLHGSASKWYEEHGYIAEAIEHALAAGDHELAVDLIEGTMDAVMMRSEVATFHSWMEALPAEVVRARPRLAVHHAWAMIMGGHSLEEADSMVQEIAEADTAGMVTGEVAAFRALLATWQGKTTESVELAQQALEKLPTESLFLRSLIAGTLGLTYFYAGDIEAATRTLEEAFRISQQVGNLMNAVLALTHLAEIALLQGQLSRSEEIYNQAIGLATDDQGRLQPIAGLALIGLGYLFREWNDLGTATRHVLQGIELTKLWGEIGTINGYLNLARIKQIQGNNKGALEAIQTAKRIALKFDAMEMDDILVAMNEARYWIEQGDRDATWNWLVERRLVKDAETADFELRRSDAPSALLRMLEEITAARVLINLGQADKALAVLEPWCNRARAAGWNAYLMEVQIVQAVAWHEKGELSPAVTALSQALIFGKQAGFLRTFVDEGGPMGELLEKVLEWSKSERAEVAGVSEDYVKKLVWALKVSPITQADGSLVEPLSERELDVLRLLAAGLSNT